The Chryseobacterium nakagawai genome has a segment encoding these proteins:
- a CDS encoding multicopper oxidase domain-containing protein — protein MKKLIMFLVLLFSVFTFAQTTKTYYTCPMHPEVVSSKPGDCPKCKMTLVKKTIVVQPKVVAKPAVKAVPKTETKARPIETKINKLKVDVKKANKAETAKKVNAVRKAEPAQVAKPTLKSANQSKISSSSSISYTCPMHPEVISDKPGKCPKCGMELERKEDHQHAVAEDPKVEQSVLKRNSENGKLTFGGKKVRYDLYVKDTIVNFTGKNRRAIAINGKLQAPTLYFTEGDTAEIYLHNMLKENTGLHWHGVILPNEQDGVPYLTTKPVKPGETHLYKFKISQNGTYWYHSHEALQEQIGMNGILVFKKREGEPKTEYNAEIPVLLGDWSDDDPMQIARRLHMANTDWYAVKKNAVQSYWEAIKSGNFGTKALNEWKRMEAMDVSDVYYDKFLINGTPSSDYSNLKAGDKVRLRVANGGSSTYFWLNYGGGKIKVVGNDGNDVVPVEVDRLIVGVSETYDIEVTIPENKSFEFRATSEDRIGHASLWLGSGEKVDAPNLPRLMLFEGMKMMNGMMEMSGNMKPMTMTMGNQMMDMNEVMYPEIPESQRKTTAKHINEMMGVKTKEEKKNEDHSQHAGMDMKEEKTIKRLSYNILKSPEKTILPTDSIREMKFTLEGNMNHYLWTLDNKTVTETDKILIKKGEIVRIKLYNNSMMRHPMHLHGHDFRLINSKGEYSPLKNVVDIMPMETVTLEFAANQDGDWFFHCHILYHMMAGMGRIFSYENSKPNPQLPNRKLAWKNFLKDNKMVSSMAMLDVASNKIHAETMTMFGPRWANLNEFHTNWNFDHFDGSVKVGRFLGKFQWALPYAGFRAQKNHEIMERQMAEDMGMDFHGKKTWFGQQKASKNRYSFMVGMQYVLPMLITADASVDQNGKVLLELSREDIPLSRRLRGNFSVNSDGEFSTGIRYIVQKYLSISGNYDNEMGWGAGVTLTY, from the coding sequence ATGAAAAAACTAATAATGTTTCTGGTACTTTTGTTCTCTGTTTTTACGTTCGCCCAAACAACAAAGACTTATTATACCTGTCCTATGCATCCTGAAGTAGTCTCTTCAAAACCCGGAGACTGTCCGAAGTGTAAAATGACATTGGTAAAGAAGACCATTGTAGTACAACCTAAAGTTGTGGCAAAGCCAGCAGTAAAAGCTGTACCTAAAACAGAGACGAAGGCAAGGCCGATAGAAACTAAAATAAATAAATTAAAAGTTGATGTTAAAAAGGCAAATAAAGCGGAAACAGCTAAGAAAGTAAATGCAGTAAGGAAAGCAGAACCGGCTCAGGTGGCTAAACCTACTTTAAAATCAGCCAATCAATCCAAAATTTCATCTTCATCTTCAATTAGTTATACTTGTCCCATGCATCCTGAAGTGATTTCCGATAAGCCGGGAAAGTGTCCTAAATGCGGTATGGAACTGGAAAGGAAAGAAGACCATCAACATGCTGTGGCTGAAGATCCTAAAGTAGAACAATCAGTTCTAAAAAGAAATTCCGAAAATGGAAAACTTACTTTTGGTGGAAAAAAAGTTCGTTATGATCTGTATGTAAAAGATACCATTGTCAATTTTACAGGGAAAAACAGACGGGCCATTGCGATTAATGGTAAACTTCAGGCTCCTACATTGTATTTTACAGAAGGGGATACTGCAGAAATTTACCTGCATAATATGCTTAAAGAAAATACGGGACTTCACTGGCACGGAGTCATTCTTCCTAATGAACAAGATGGAGTTCCCTATCTTACCACAAAACCTGTAAAACCTGGAGAGACGCATTTATATAAATTTAAAATCTCCCAAAACGGGACCTATTGGTATCATTCACATGAAGCTTTGCAGGAACAGATAGGGATGAACGGGATTCTAGTCTTTAAAAAGAGAGAAGGAGAGCCGAAAACAGAGTATAATGCTGAAATTCCTGTTCTGTTAGGAGATTGGAGTGATGATGATCCTATGCAGATTGCTCGTCGACTTCATATGGCGAATACAGATTGGTATGCAGTGAAGAAAAATGCAGTTCAGAGTTATTGGGAAGCCATAAAATCCGGAAATTTCGGGACAAAAGCCCTGAATGAATGGAAAAGAATGGAAGCCATGGATGTAAGTGATGTCTATTATGATAAGTTCTTAATCAATGGTACTCCAAGTTCTGACTATTCTAACCTGAAAGCAGGAGATAAAGTAAGACTAAGAGTGGCCAATGGCGGTTCGTCCACTTATTTCTGGCTGAATTATGGCGGCGGAAAAATAAAAGTAGTAGGAAATGACGGAAATGATGTTGTTCCGGTAGAAGTTGACCGATTGATTGTAGGGGTCTCTGAAACCTATGATATTGAAGTAACCATTCCTGAAAATAAAAGCTTTGAGTTTCGTGCGACTTCAGAAGATAGGATAGGACATGCTTCACTATGGCTGGGTTCCGGAGAAAAAGTAGATGCACCTAATTTGCCAAGATTAATGCTCTTTGAAGGGATGAAAATGATGAACGGGATGATGGAAATGAGCGGAAATATGAAGCCTATGACCATGACGATGGGAAATCAAATGATGGATATGAATGAAGTAATGTATCCGGAAATTCCTGAAAGTCAAAGAAAAACAACGGCGAAACATATTAATGAAATGATGGGCGTGAAAACGAAGGAAGAGAAAAAGAATGAAGATCATTCTCAGCATGCAGGAATGGATATGAAAGAGGAAAAAACCATCAAAAGGTTATCTTATAATATTTTAAAATCTCCTGAAAAAACAATTCTTCCTACAGACAGCATTCGTGAAATGAAATTTACCCTGGAAGGAAATATGAACCATTATTTGTGGACGTTGGATAATAAAACAGTTACGGAAACAGATAAAATTCTGATCAAAAAAGGAGAGATTGTAAGAATTAAGTTGTATAATAATTCTATGATGCGCCACCCGATGCACCTTCACGGGCACGACTTCAGATTGATTAACTCAAAAGGAGAATATTCTCCGTTGAAAAATGTAGTAGATATTATGCCGATGGAAACTGTTACTCTGGAATTTGCAGCCAATCAGGATGGAGACTGGTTTTTCCATTGTCATATTCTATACCATATGATGGCTGGAATGGGGAGAATCTTCAGTTATGAAAATTCAAAACCGAATCCACAGCTTCCGAATAGAAAGCTAGCCTGGAAAAACTTTTTAAAAGATAATAAAATGGTAAGCTCTATGGCAATGCTGGATGTGGCAAGCAATAAAATTCATGCGGAAACCATGACGATGTTCGGGCCAAGATGGGCGAACCTGAATGAGTTTCATACCAACTGGAACTTCGATCATTTTGATGGAAGTGTGAAAGTGGGAAGATTCTTAGGGAAATTCCAATGGGCACTTCCTTATGCAGGATTCAGAGCCCAGAAGAACCATGAGATTATGGAACGACAAATGGCAGAGGATATGGGAATGGATTTTCATGGTAAGAAAACCTGGTTTGGCCAACAGAAAGCTTCAAAAAACAGATATT
- a CDS encoding DUF3347 domain-containing protein, whose product MKKYIITAALSLFSIISLSAQSKKDAQVSKLYQNYIAIKSALASDDADKTSKAATEFIKTASAIDYKLVSEGNLNILRKDASVISEARNVAAQRETFLNLSDNMIALTKEFKLSEKPVYVQYCPMADGSWLSDEKQIMNPYYGKSMLSCGSVKSEIK is encoded by the coding sequence ATGAAAAAGTATATCATTACAGCAGCCTTATCTTTATTTTCAATTATTTCATTATCAGCGCAATCTAAAAAAGATGCTCAGGTTTCAAAACTCTATCAGAATTATATTGCAATCAAATCCGCCTTGGCTTCAGATGATGCAGATAAAACTTCAAAAGCTGCTACAGAATTCATTAAAACGGCTTCTGCCATTGACTATAAGTTAGTTTCTGAAGGAAATCTTAATATCCTTAGAAAAGATGCTTCTGTCATTTCAGAAGCAAGAAATGTTGCTGCTCAAAGAGAGACATTCCTTAATCTTTCAGATAATATGATTGCTCTTACCAAAGAGTTTAAGCTATCCGAAAAACCGGTTTATGTACAATATTGCCCAATGGCTGATGGTAGCTGGTTAAGTGATGAAAAACAGATCATGAATCCATACTACGGTAAATCTATGCTTTCTTGTGGAAGTGTAAAGTCAGAAATTAAATAA
- a CDS encoding HYC_CC_PP family protein, which yields MKKILAILFSIFYFGFSSGAAFSVHYCMKEFVSVSQKVDDICGKCGVKDKKGCCKTEIKVVKVDYSQKSDLLNVDFLGQVSEIPVTHHFVFVDKSFSATKFTQIQINGPPEYTPIPIYINHCNFRI from the coding sequence ATGAAAAAGATTCTAGCCATACTATTCTCTATTTTCTACTTCGGATTCTCTTCCGGAGCAGCATTTAGTGTTCATTATTGTATGAAGGAATTTGTTTCTGTGAGCCAGAAAGTTGATGATATTTGTGGTAAATGTGGAGTCAAAGATAAAAAAGGATGCTGTAAGACAGAAATCAAAGTTGTAAAAGTTGATTATTCTCAGAAGTCTGATCTGCTAAACGTTGATTTTTTAGGACAGGTTTCAGAAATCCCTGTAACCCATCATTTTGTTTTTGTAGATAAGTCTTTCTCTGCCACTAAATTTACACAAATCCAGATCAACGGACCACCGGAATATACACCGATACCTATCTATATCAATCATTGTAATTTTAGAATTTAG